A part of Marinomonas rhizomae genomic DNA contains:
- a CDS encoding aminotransferase class V-fold PLP-dependent enzyme — protein MAFDTSSLRHLFPILAQPAYDHPLIYLDNAATTQKPLSVLDAIQDYYRSYNANVHRGAHFLSDRATNRFEQARDTVASFINAPEKSHVIWTKGATEAINTVAFGLEHLIEKGDEILITSLEHHANLVPWQQLAFRTGARLRILPLTSNGEWEPEFSHYFTDRTRIFAATQISNAIGASTPLQTMLDHAKQQDAFTLVDGAQAVAHYPVDVQTLDCDFYVFSGHKMYGPTGIGVLYGKSHALEVLMPNQTGGEMVRHVSYQATEFNVLPYRLEAGTPHIEGVIGLATACDFLNAQDRIALLAWEQSLASHVYSRLHKEGGIDIYSPEKNTTLVSLSVPNIHTLDLNAYLDSQGVAVRAGSHCAHPLMAQLGVAGTLRASFACYNTMEEANRFCDVLLEAIDLLNDE, from the coding sequence ATGGCTTTTGACACTTCCTCGCTTCGTCACCTATTCCCAATTTTGGCGCAGCCTGCTTACGATCATCCGTTAATCTATTTGGATAACGCCGCGACGACACAAAAGCCCTTATCAGTATTGGATGCCATTCAAGATTATTACCGCAGCTATAACGCCAATGTCCATCGCGGCGCACACTTCCTGAGCGACCGAGCAACTAACCGCTTTGAGCAGGCTCGTGACACTGTGGCAAGCTTTATCAATGCTCCCGAAAAAAGCCATGTGATTTGGACCAAAGGCGCGACCGAAGCCATCAATACGGTCGCGTTTGGCTTAGAACACCTGATCGAAAAAGGCGATGAAATCCTCATTACCAGTTTGGAACATCATGCTAACCTTGTGCCTTGGCAGCAATTGGCCTTTCGCACTGGCGCTCGATTACGTATTCTGCCATTAACGTCCAATGGCGAATGGGAACCTGAATTCAGCCACTATTTCACCGATAGAACACGTATTTTTGCAGCAACGCAGATCTCCAATGCCATTGGCGCCAGCACACCTCTGCAAACCATGCTTGATCATGCTAAGCAACAAGACGCGTTTACTCTTGTCGATGGCGCTCAAGCCGTGGCGCACTACCCTGTTGATGTACAAACACTGGATTGCGACTTCTATGTTTTCTCTGGCCACAAGATGTACGGACCAACTGGCATTGGTGTGTTATATGGCAAAAGTCATGCATTGGAAGTCTTGATGCCGAACCAAACTGGCGGCGAAATGGTGCGTCATGTTTCTTATCAAGCGACTGAATTCAATGTTTTGCCTTATCGCTTGGAAGCAGGGACGCCGCATATTGAAGGCGTTATTGGATTGGCGACGGCCTGTGATTTTCTGAACGCGCAGGATCGTATCGCCTTGCTAGCTTGGGAGCAATCCCTCGCCTCTCATGTCTATTCGCGTCTTCACAAAGAAGGTGGCATCGATATTTATTCACCAGAGAAAAACACGACTTTGGTTTCTCTAAGTGTACCCAATATTCATACTTTAGATTTAAATGCTTATCTAGATAGCCAAGGTGTCGCGGTTCGAGCTGGCAGCCACTGTGCCCATCCATTAATGGCGCAACTTGGCGTGGCTGGAACCTTGCGCGCTTCGTTTGCCTGCTACAACACCATGGAAGAAGCCAACCGCTTTTGTGACGTACTGCTAGAAGCCATAGACTTATTGAATGATGAGTAA
- a CDS encoding SufE family protein codes for MTDSLNQQKPANIKEQLQACRSKEETFKALVTLSKTLTRLTAEEKTEDNKVKGCESAVWLIIEEKDGQRHFKADSDAKLMRGVLVAILSLVEGKTLAAIQKMDLKSELGKLNLSSYLTSSRTNGVLAILDKISAM; via the coding sequence ATGACAGATTCTTTAAATCAACAAAAGCCTGCAAACATCAAAGAACAACTACAAGCTTGCCGTAGTAAAGAAGAAACCTTCAAAGCCTTGGTAACACTAAGCAAAACCCTAACGCGTTTAACAGCTGAAGAAAAAACCGAAGACAACAAGGTAAAAGGCTGCGAAAGCGCGGTTTGGCTAATCATTGAAGAAAAAGATGGCCAGCGTCATTTCAAAGCCGACAGCGACGCCAAACTTATGCGCGGTGTGCTGGTCGCCATATTGAGCTTGGTAGAAGGAAAAACACTCGCGGCTATTCAGAAAATGGACCTAAAGTCAGAGCTGGGAAAACTTAACTTATCAAGTTACCTCACCAGCTCCAGAACCAATGGTGTATTGGCGATTTTGGATAAAATCAGCGCTATGTGA
- a CDS encoding LysR family transcriptional regulator, with translation MKFRQVEAFRYIMLRGTTAAAAAEMHVSQPAVSRLLSDLEHSLGFSLFDRRKGRLHPTHEATEFFRSVEESFLGLEKLESVASKIRTRTPSELKIASTSAIATSLLPLALQEHKKFFPEERVTIHTDSMAELVMKLQTSSVDLAIGLELPQLIGIEREFIGNARFVFAARSDHPLAKKEVICAQDLIGETVLTVVDSSPVYWSELGGVLNSVKSQIKQRIMIDTSHTGYAMIAAGLAVAVLEPFAARVWEGNGVVIRPFEPAIYYPYGLAYPTNARQHKSLYSFTQSIQKVAKTMREFNNDCVVMLK, from the coding sequence ATGAAATTCAGGCAAGTAGAGGCGTTTCGTTACATCATGTTGCGCGGAACGACAGCCGCGGCCGCGGCCGAAATGCATGTTTCTCAGCCAGCAGTGAGCCGTTTGCTCAGTGATCTTGAACATTCGTTAGGTTTTTCTTTGTTCGACCGTCGTAAAGGGCGACTACACCCAACTCATGAAGCGACGGAATTCTTTCGTTCTGTAGAAGAGAGTTTTTTAGGGCTAGAGAAGCTGGAATCGGTGGCGTCAAAAATTCGAACAAGAACGCCAAGTGAGTTAAAAATTGCCAGTACATCGGCGATTGCTACCTCTTTATTGCCACTTGCTTTGCAGGAACACAAGAAATTCTTTCCAGAGGAACGCGTTACCATTCATACCGACAGCATGGCTGAGTTGGTGATGAAACTGCAAACGAGCTCGGTTGATTTAGCTATAGGATTGGAATTGCCCCAATTAATAGGAATTGAACGGGAATTTATTGGTAATGCTCGCTTTGTTTTCGCGGCTCGATCTGATCATCCATTAGCAAAAAAAGAAGTGATTTGTGCACAAGATTTAATCGGCGAAACCGTACTCACCGTGGTCGACAGTTCGCCTGTCTATTGGAGCGAGTTAGGTGGGGTTTTAAATTCCGTAAAATCACAGATCAAACAGCGCATCATGATAGACACATCACATACTGGTTACGCCATGATTGCTGCTGGTTTAGCTGTGGCGGTTTTAGAGCCTTTTGCTGCGCGAGTGTGGGAAGGGAATGGTGTGGTGATTCGTCCGTTTGAACCAGCTATCTATTATCCTTATGGACTGGCGTACCCAACTAATGCTCGACAACATAAGTCTTTATACAGTTTTACTCAGAGTATTCAAAAGGTCGCTAAAACGATGCGTGAGTTTAATAATGACTGTGTTGTGATGCTGAAATAG
- a CDS encoding ABC transporter ATP-binding protein, with protein sequence MPSAPILTIENLSVEFGQSRVIDDLNFSVMAGRTLAIVGESGSGKSVTSQSIMRLADTTGASYPTGRILFSTEKGEVDLLSLSQQQMRSIRGKDIAMIFQEPMTSLNPVFTIGDQISESLSLHKKVSKAEALEESVRLLKMVRLPDAEDMLKRYPHQLSGGMRQRVMIAMALACRPKILIADEPTTALDVTIQAQILTILHDLQKELDMAVIFITHDMGVVAEIADDVVVMWKGKKVEQGPVKELFANPKHPYTKALLSAVPKLGSMTGEAFPKRFPMTIMDEETSRIVGEEKTQDTAKYDEGPLLSVRNLVTRFDSKKGFFGGVTHRVHAVEKVSFDIFRGETLALVGESGSGKSTIGRTIQQLQHATSGDISFEGNPFATMNKADKQRLRQEIQYIFQDPLASLDPRKTIGFSIAEPIKTHNLIRGEKNIQKRVHELLERVGLTAEHAKRYPHQFSGGQRQRICIARALASNPKLIIADEALSALDVSIQAQIINLFMELQEEHGIAYLFISHDMAVVEKMSHRVAVLYLGQVAELGSRQQILETPSHPYTQRLLSAVPIADPTIKRDLGRLSGEIPSPVRRVGDEPRILPHKEIAPGHFVADAS encoded by the coding sequence ATCCCATCCGCTCCAATACTGACCATCGAAAACTTATCGGTGGAATTCGGTCAATCTCGCGTTATTGATGATCTTAATTTTTCTGTCATGGCCGGCCGAACACTCGCCATAGTTGGGGAGTCTGGTTCAGGAAAATCTGTTACATCTCAATCCATTATGCGTCTAGCAGACACAACAGGAGCATCTTATCCAACGGGGCGGATCCTCTTTTCCACAGAAAAGGGCGAAGTGGATCTACTCTCTCTTTCGCAACAACAAATGCGTTCTATCCGCGGCAAAGACATTGCAATGATCTTTCAAGAGCCAATGACTTCGCTGAACCCTGTTTTCACCATCGGCGATCAAATTTCAGAATCCCTGTCTTTGCATAAGAAGGTTTCAAAAGCTGAAGCCCTAGAAGAAAGCGTCCGACTATTAAAAATGGTACGACTTCCAGACGCTGAAGACATGCTTAAACGTTACCCCCACCAGCTATCTGGTGGTATGCGCCAACGCGTGATGATTGCCATGGCGTTAGCTTGTCGACCTAAAATTCTTATTGCCGACGAGCCAACAACCGCTCTTGACGTCACTATCCAAGCACAAATTCTAACCATCCTGCACGATCTCCAAAAAGAGCTCGATATGGCGGTAATTTTTATCACCCATGATATGGGAGTTGTTGCCGAAATAGCGGACGACGTTGTAGTGATGTGGAAAGGCAAAAAAGTCGAGCAAGGGCCCGTCAAAGAACTGTTCGCCAACCCTAAACATCCTTATACCAAAGCCTTATTATCCGCCGTACCAAAGCTCGGAAGCATGACAGGAGAAGCCTTCCCTAAGCGTTTTCCTATGACGATTATGGACGAAGAAACGTCTCGTATTGTGGGCGAAGAAAAAACACAAGATACAGCCAAATATGATGAAGGTCCTTTATTGTCAGTACGAAATCTAGTGACTCGCTTTGACAGTAAAAAAGGCTTTTTTGGCGGCGTTACGCACCGTGTGCATGCGGTAGAAAAAGTTAGCTTTGATATTTTTCGGGGAGAAACTCTCGCTCTTGTCGGTGAATCAGGCTCAGGCAAATCAACAATAGGGCGAACCATTCAACAACTGCAACATGCCACCAGCGGCGATATTAGCTTCGAAGGCAACCCGTTTGCCACTATGAACAAAGCCGACAAGCAGCGCTTACGCCAGGAAATACAATACATATTTCAAGATCCTTTAGCATCTCTTGATCCAAGAAAAACCATTGGCTTCTCCATTGCAGAACCCATTAAGACTCACAACTTAATTCGCGGTGAAAAGAATATTCAGAAAAGAGTTCATGAGCTATTAGAGCGAGTTGGATTAACGGCTGAACATGCTAAACGTTATCCTCATCAGTTTTCAGGTGGTCAGCGTCAGCGTATTTGTATTGCCCGAGCACTCGCATCAAACCCTAAACTGATCATTGCCGACGAGGCGTTATCAGCGCTTGATGTGTCTATCCAAGCACAGATCATTAACCTCTTTATGGAGCTTCAGGAAGAGCACGGCATCGCCTATTTGTTTATCAGTCACGATATGGCTGTGGTCGAAAAAATGAGCCATCGAGTGGCGGTACTGTATCTTGGGCAAGTGGCCGAACTTGGCTCTCGCCAACAAATTCTAGAAACACCATCTCACCCTTACACGCAACGTTTACTTAGCGCTGTGCCGATTGCTGATCCAACCATTAAACGTGATTTAGGTCGCT